A single Streptomyces sp. 2114.4 DNA region contains:
- a CDS encoding acetate kinase, translated as MTATGTRVLVLNSGSSSLKYQLLDMTDAQSAGGCAAGRLAVGLVERIGEETSRLVHTPLATGGDKRETEGPIADHEAALKAVAAELSADGLGLDSPQLAAIGHRVVHGGLRFTEPTVIDDAVLKEIERLVPVAPLHNPANITGIRTARALRPDLPQVAVFDTAFHATMPEYAARYALDMETADAHRIRRYGFHGTSHAYVSRKTAALLGKDPSEVNVIVLHLGNGASASAVAGGRCVDTSMGLTPLEGLVMGTRSGDIDPAVTFHLKRVAGMSEDEVDVLLNKKSGLIGLCGDNDMREIRRRIDEGDERAALAFDIYIHRLKKYIGAYSAVLGRVDAVAFTAGVGENAAPVREAAVAGLEEMGMAVDASLNAVRSDEPRLISPEYARVAVAVVPTDEELEIAQQTYALVSA; from the coding sequence ATGACTGCCACCGGCACCCGCGTCCTCGTCCTCAATTCCGGCTCCTCGTCGTTGAAGTACCAGCTGCTCGACATGACCGACGCGCAGTCGGCCGGCGGCTGTGCCGCGGGCCGGCTCGCCGTCGGCCTGGTCGAGCGGATCGGCGAGGAGACCTCCCGCCTGGTCCACACCCCGCTGGCCACCGGGGGCGACAAGCGCGAGACGGAAGGCCCGATCGCCGACCACGAGGCCGCGCTGAAGGCCGTCGCCGCGGAGCTGTCCGCCGACGGCCTCGGCCTCGACTCCCCGCAGCTGGCCGCGATCGGGCACCGGGTGGTGCACGGCGGGCTGCGGTTCACCGAGCCGACCGTGATCGACGACGCGGTGCTGAAGGAGATCGAGCGGCTGGTGCCGGTCGCCCCGCTGCACAACCCGGCCAACATCACCGGCATCCGGACCGCCCGCGCGCTGCGCCCCGACCTGCCGCAGGTCGCGGTCTTCGACACCGCCTTCCACGCCACGATGCCGGAGTACGCGGCCCGCTACGCCCTCGACATGGAGACCGCCGACGCGCACCGCATCCGCCGCTACGGCTTCCACGGCACCTCGCACGCCTACGTCTCCCGCAAGACCGCCGCGCTGCTGGGCAAGGACCCCTCCGAGGTCAATGTCATCGTGCTCCACCTGGGCAACGGCGCCTCCGCCTCGGCGGTGGCCGGCGGCCGCTGCGTGGACACCTCGATGGGGCTGACCCCGCTGGAGGGCCTGGTCATGGGCACCCGCTCGGGCGACATCGACCCGGCGGTCACCTTCCACCTCAAGCGGGTGGCGGGGATGTCGGAGGACGAGGTCGACGTGCTGCTCAACAAGAAGAGCGGGCTGATCGGGCTGTGCGGCGACAACGACATGCGGGAGATCCGGCGCCGGATCGACGAGGGTGACGAGCGTGCCGCGCTCGCCTTCGACATCTACATCCACCGGCTGAAGAAGTACATCGGTGCCTACAGCGCGGTGCTCGGCCGGGTCGACGCGGTGGCGTTCACGGCGGGCGTCGGGGAGAACGCCGCCCCGGTGCGCGAGGCCGCCGTCGCGGGCCTGGAGGAGATGGGGATGGCCGTGGACGCCTCGCTCAACGCCGTACGGTCCGACGAGCCCCGGCTGATCTCCCCGGAGTACGCCCGGGTTGCGGTCGCCGTGGTACCCACGGACGAGGAGCTGGAGATCGCCCAGCAGACATACGCCCTGGTCAGCGCCTAG
- the pta gene encoding phosphate acetyltransferase — protein MTRSVYVTGIDRGDGRQVVELGVMELLTRHVDRVGVFRPLTHGDGPDRLFDLLRSRYRLTQSPDTVYGLSYEEAAALQAERGTDELVSRLVDRFHAVARDYEYVLVLGSDYAATSLPAELNLNARLANEFGAAVLAVVSGQGQEAESVRAEARNAYGAYHSLGCDVVAVVVNRVAPEHREAVVDRLSARLPVPCYALPEDGSLSAPTVGQIVHALGAEVLLGDDSGLARDARDFVFGGAMLPTFLKALTPGALVVTPGDRADLVIGSLAAHSAGAPPIAGVLLTLDERPGPDIMALAGRLAPGTPVISVPGGSFPTAGELFAIEGKLNAASPRKAETALGLFERHVDTVELTNRISVARSGRVTPMMFEHELIERSRSGRRRVVLPEGSEERVLRAADVLLRRDVCDLTLLGEEEAILKRAADLAIDLSGAQIIDPQTSGLRERFAERYAALRAHKGVSIELAFDVVADVSYFGTLMVQEGLADGMVSGAVHSTAATIRPAFEIIKTKAGAQIVSSVFFMCLADRVLVYGDCAVNPDPDAEQLADIAIQSAATAAQFGVEPRIAMLSYSTGTSGSGADVDKVRKATEIVRELRPDLLVEGPIQYDAAVDAAVAQTKLPDSDVAGKATVLIFPDLNTGNNTYKAVQRSAGAVAVGPVLQGLRKPVNDLSRGALVQDIVNTVAITAIQAQGARPGA, from the coding sequence GTGACGCGGAGCGTGTACGTGACCGGTATCGACCGCGGCGACGGCCGCCAGGTCGTCGAGCTGGGGGTCATGGAGCTGCTGACCCGCCATGTCGACCGGGTGGGGGTCTTCCGCCCGCTGACGCACGGCGACGGGCCCGACCGATTGTTCGACCTGCTGCGGTCCCGCTACCGGCTCACCCAGTCCCCCGACACCGTGTACGGCCTCAGCTACGAGGAGGCCGCCGCCCTCCAGGCCGAACGCGGCACCGACGAGCTGGTCTCCCGGCTCGTCGACCGCTTTCACGCCGTGGCCAGGGACTACGAGTACGTCTTGGTCCTCGGCTCGGACTACGCGGCCACCAGCCTCCCGGCCGAGCTGAACCTCAACGCCCGGCTCGCCAACGAATTCGGCGCCGCCGTGCTGGCCGTCGTGAGCGGCCAGGGCCAGGAGGCGGAGTCCGTACGCGCCGAGGCCCGCAACGCTTACGGCGCCTACCACTCGCTGGGCTGCGATGTCGTGGCCGTGGTCGTCAACCGGGTGGCCCCCGAGCACCGCGAGGCCGTCGTCGACCGGCTCTCCGCCCGGCTCCCCGTGCCCTGCTACGCGCTCCCCGAGGACGGCTCGCTCTCCGCGCCGACCGTCGGCCAGATCGTGCACGCCCTCGGCGCCGAGGTGCTGCTCGGCGACGACTCGGGCCTCGCCAGGGACGCCAGGGACTTCGTCTTCGGCGGCGCCATGCTGCCGACCTTCCTCAAGGCACTGACCCCGGGCGCGCTCGTGGTGACCCCCGGAGACCGGGCGGACCTGGTCATCGGCTCGCTCGCCGCGCACAGCGCCGGTGCCCCGCCGATCGCCGGTGTGCTGCTCACCCTGGACGAGCGGCCCGGCCCCGACATCATGGCGCTGGCCGGCCGCCTCGCCCCCGGCACCCCGGTCATCTCCGTGCCCGGCGGATCCTTCCCGACCGCCGGCGAGCTGTTCGCGATCGAGGGCAAGCTGAACGCAGCCTCGCCGCGCAAGGCGGAGACGGCGCTCGGCCTGTTCGAGCGGCATGTGGACACCGTGGAGCTGACGAACCGCATCTCCGTCGCCCGCTCCGGCCGGGTCACGCCGATGATGTTCGAGCACGAGCTGATCGAGCGCTCCCGCTCCGGCCGCCGCCGGGTGGTCCTCCCGGAGGGGAGCGAGGAGCGGGTGCTGCGGGCCGCCGACGTGCTGCTGCGCCGCGATGTCTGCGATCTGACCCTGCTGGGCGAGGAGGAGGCGATCCTCAAGCGCGCCGCCGATCTCGCCATCGACCTGTCGGGCGCCCAGATCATCGATCCGCAGACCTCCGGGCTGCGCGAGCGGTTCGCCGAGCGCTACGCCGCGCTGCGCGCCCACAAGGGCGTCAGCATCGAGCTGGCCTTCGACGTGGTCGCGGACGTCTCCTACTTCGGCACCCTGATGGTCCAGGAGGGCCTGGCCGACGGCATGGTCTCCGGCGCGGTGCACTCCACCGCCGCCACCATCCGGCCCGCCTTCGAGATCATCAAGACGAAGGCGGGCGCCCAGATCGTGTCCTCGGTGTTCTTCATGTGCCTGGCCGACCGGGTCCTGGTCTACGGCGACTGTGCCGTCAACCCGGACCCGGACGCCGAACAGCTGGCGGACATCGCCATCCAGTCGGCCGCCACCGCCGCCCAGTTCGGCGTCGAGCCGCGGATCGCGATGCTCTCGTACTCCACCGGCACCTCCGGCTCCGGCGCGGACGTCGACAAGGTCCGCAAGGCCACCGAGATCGTCCGCGAGCTGCGCCCCGACCTGCTGGTCGAGGGCCCGATCCAGTACGACGCGGCGGTGGACGCGGCGGTCGCCCAGACCAAGCTCCCCGACTCCGACGTGGCCGGCAAGGCCACCGTGCTGATCTTCCCGGACCTCAACACCGGCAACAACACCTACAAGGCCGTGCAGCGCTCGGCCGGTGCGGTCGCCGTCGGCCCGGTCCTGCAGGGGCTGCGCAAGCCGGTCAACGACCTCTCGCGCGGCGCCCTGGTCCAGGACATCGTGAACACCGTGGCCATCACCGCCATCCAGGCACAGGGCGCCCGTCCCGGCGCCTGA
- a CDS encoding ABC transporter permease translates to MLRTALRNVLAHKARLMMTALAVLLGVAFVAGTLIFSDTVGSAVKKASEKNLDGVAVSVQAEAGDSSPDIGKDRKRTTLVDDKLADKIRALPGVQSVRRNVNGTATVAGPDNVPLGHEWQNLATNFQPDKDGHDPRYPLLQGRGPAADDEVALDEATAKASGRKIGDAVRLATDGPVLTKRLVGIVSTDDPQVTAGGSLTLFDTATAQKLFLHPGQFDELVIGAAPGTDQEALTDKVREVLPKDRATATSGTDLAAEQSRMVSSQNKALSQTLLTFAGIALFVGVFIIANTFTMLISQRSREIALMRAIGASRRQVVRSVLAEAALLGLISSAVGFALGMGLAVGLRAVLEANGAGFPDGPVVISPAAVLSALGVGVVVTVLAAWLPSRKAAKIAPVEALNTVEAPPALRSLVLRNSLGAVITGLGIATMCYVSTLKKADDLPIAMVGGMLTLTGVIILAPLLSRPLVSLAGVVTTRLFGISGKLATENTLRNPRRTAATASALMIGLTLITGMTVVGNSAGQAMDKMTAQGLKADYKIGASSGLDPELSQKVADVPGVEAAAPLRNTGFSTPDSSMGLMGTDLRTIGKVLQLDFISGSLKGAGGHDIAVSQEMAKKKGWHTGDTLDATFFDKKKAKLKIVGIYADNQLVGDSIGAASLSAPHQFMPTVDTLLVKAQDGPSEGLEKQIRHALGDSPLLKVQDHAELRKENAANIEMVLNVSYGLLGMAVIIAVVGVVNTLAMSVFERTREIGMLRAIGLARSGIKQMVRLESVVIALFGAGLGIAVGVFCSWAVGTLVSEGLPTYELLLPWGRLALFVLIAAAVGVLAALWPARRAARLNMLQAIGAE, encoded by the coding sequence ATGCTGCGAACCGCCCTGCGCAATGTGCTTGCGCACAAAGCCCGATTGATGATGACCGCGCTCGCGGTCCTGCTCGGCGTCGCCTTCGTCGCCGGCACCCTCATCTTCAGTGACACCGTCGGCTCGGCCGTCAAGAAGGCGTCCGAGAAGAACCTCGACGGGGTGGCCGTCTCCGTCCAGGCCGAGGCCGGCGACAGCTCCCCGGACATCGGCAAGGACCGCAAGCGGACCACCCTTGTCGACGACAAGCTGGCGGACAAAATCCGCGCACTGCCCGGCGTGCAGTCCGTACGCCGCAACGTCAACGGCACGGCCACCGTCGCCGGCCCGGACAATGTGCCGCTCGGCCACGAGTGGCAGAACCTCGCCACCAACTTCCAGCCGGACAAGGACGGTCACGACCCCCGCTACCCGCTGCTGCAGGGCCGCGGACCGGCCGCCGACGACGAGGTCGCGCTGGACGAGGCGACCGCGAAGGCGTCCGGCCGCAAGATCGGTGACGCCGTGCGGCTCGCCACCGACGGCCCGGTGCTGACGAAGCGGCTGGTCGGCATCGTCTCCACCGACGACCCGCAGGTCACCGCGGGCGGCAGCCTGACGCTCTTCGACACCGCCACCGCGCAGAAGCTGTTCCTGCACCCCGGCCAGTTCGACGAGCTGGTGATCGGTGCCGCGCCCGGCACCGATCAGGAGGCACTGACCGACAAGGTCAGGGAGGTGCTGCCCAAGGACCGTGCCACGGCGACCAGCGGCACCGATCTCGCCGCGGAGCAGTCCCGTATGGTCTCCAGCCAGAACAAGGCCCTGTCCCAGACGCTGCTGACCTTCGCCGGGATCGCGCTGTTCGTCGGCGTCTTCATCATCGCCAACACCTTCACCATGCTGATCTCCCAGCGCAGCCGGGAGATCGCCCTGATGCGTGCGATCGGCGCCTCCCGCCGTCAGGTCGTGCGCTCGGTCCTCGCGGAGGCGGCCCTGCTGGGCCTGATCTCGTCGGCCGTCGGCTTCGCGCTGGGCATGGGCCTCGCCGTGGGCCTGCGGGCGGTGCTCGAAGCGAATGGCGCGGGTTTCCCGGACGGACCGGTCGTCATCAGCCCGGCCGCGGTGCTCTCCGCGCTGGGTGTGGGCGTCGTGGTGACCGTACTGGCCGCCTGGCTGCCGTCCCGCAAGGCGGCGAAGATCGCCCCGGTGGAGGCGCTCAACACCGTCGAGGCGCCGCCGGCACTGCGCAGCCTGGTGCTCCGCAACTCCCTCGGCGCGGTCATCACCGGCCTCGGCATCGCGACCATGTGCTACGTCTCCACGCTGAAGAAGGCCGACGATCTGCCGATCGCGATGGTGGGCGGCATGCTGACGCTGACCGGCGTCATCATCCTCGCGCCGCTGCTGTCCCGGCCGCTGGTCTCGCTGGCGGGCGTCGTCACCACCCGGCTCTTCGGCATCAGCGGCAAGCTGGCCACGGAGAACACGCTGCGCAACCCCCGCCGTACGGCGGCGACCGCCTCGGCGCTGATGATCGGCCTCACCCTGATCACCGGTATGACGGTCGTCGGGAACTCGGCCGGGCAGGCCATGGACAAGATGACGGCCCAGGGGCTGAAGGCCGACTACAAGATCGGGGCCTCCTCCGGTCTGGACCCCGAGCTGTCGCAGAAGGTGGCGGACGTCCCGGGCGTCGAGGCGGCTGCTCCGCTGCGCAATACGGGCTTCTCGACCCCTGATTCCTCCATGGGCCTGATGGGCACCGACCTCCGCACGATCGGCAAGGTCCTCCAACTGGACTTCATCAGCGGTTCGTTGAAGGGCGCCGGAGGCCACGACATCGCGGTCTCCCAGGAGATGGCCAAGAAGAAGGGCTGGCACACCGGCGACACCCTGGACGCCACCTTCTTCGACAAGAAGAAGGCGAAGCTGAAGATCGTCGGAATCTACGCGGACAACCAGCTGGTCGGCGACTCGATCGGCGCCGCCTCGCTGTCAGCGCCGCACCAGTTCATGCCGACGGTCGATACGCTGCTGGTGAAGGCCCAGGACGGCCCGTCGGAGGGGCTGGAGAAGCAGATCCGGCACGCCCTCGGCGACAGCCCGCTGCTGAAGGTCCAGGACCACGCCGAGCTGCGCAAGGAGAACGCCGCGAACATCGAGATGGTGCTCAACGTCTCCTACGGGCTGCTGGGCATGGCCGTCATCATCGCGGTGGTGGGCGTCGTCAACACCCTCGCCATGTCGGTCTTCGAGCGGACCCGCGAGATCGGGATGCTGCGGGCGATCGGCCTGGCCCGCAGCGGCATCAAGCAGATGGTCCGGCTGGAGTCGGTGGTCATCGCGCTGTTCGGCGCGGGCCTGGGCATCGCGGTGGGTGTCTTCTGCTCCTGGGCCGTCGGCACCCTGGTCAGCGAGGGCCTGCCCACCTACGAGCTGCTGCTGCCCTGGGGCCGGCTCGCGCTGTTCGTACTGATCGCGGCGGCCGTGGGGGTGCTGGCCGCGCTCTGGCCGGCCCGCCGGGCGGCCCGGCTGAACATGCTCCAGGCCATCGGCGCCGAGTGA
- a CDS encoding response regulator, which yields MTPSDIRVLVVEDDPVAADAHALYVARVPGFTVSGTVHSGGDARRHLDAHPVDLLLLDLYLPDGHGLQLVRTLRAAGHTADIIAVTSARDLAMVREGVSLGVVQYVLKPFTFATLRDRLTRYAEFRATTGEASGQDEVDRAIAALRAPRPAALPKGLTAATLRAVTDVLRAAGSGLTATEAAADVGISRITARRYLEHLVESGRAARAPQYGQVGRPELRYRWSGH from the coding sequence GTGACCCCCTCCGACATCCGGGTCCTCGTCGTCGAGGACGATCCGGTCGCCGCCGACGCACACGCCCTGTACGTGGCACGGGTGCCCGGCTTCACGGTCTCCGGCACCGTGCACTCCGGCGGCGACGCCCGCCGCCATCTCGACGCGCACCCCGTCGATCTGCTGCTGCTCGACCTCTACCTGCCGGACGGCCACGGGCTGCAGCTGGTGCGGACGCTGCGCGCGGCCGGCCACACCGCCGACATCATCGCGGTCACCTCCGCCCGGGATCTGGCGATGGTGCGCGAGGGCGTCTCGCTCGGCGTGGTGCAGTACGTGCTGAAGCCGTTCACCTTCGCCACCCTGCGCGACCGGCTCACCCGCTACGCGGAGTTCCGCGCCACCACCGGCGAGGCCAGCGGGCAGGACGAGGTGGACCGGGCGATCGCGGCGCTGCGCGCACCGCGTCCGGCCGCACTGCCCAAGGGGCTGACCGCGGCCACCCTGCGGGCGGTGACCGATGTGCTGCGGGCCGCCGGGAGCGGGCTGACGGCGACCGAGGCGGCCGCCGATGTGGGCATCTCCCGGATCACCGCCCGCCGTTACCTCGAACATCTGGTGGAGAGCGGCCGGGCCGCCCGCGCCCCCCAGTACGGCCAGGTCGGCCGCCCCGAACTGCGCTACCGGTGGTCGGGCCACTGA
- a CDS encoding sensor histidine kinase, with product MRLPRPRPSRHLRGPRSLAGQLFAMQVVLVAVVVVGCVLFAYLSAGRQAEETARRQATAAATAVADSPAVVAAARTKDPTAALQPYSERLRHDAGVDFVVVMAPDGTRWTHPEPSAIGKKYLGHIGPALHGRVFPETHMGVLGPSVRVVAPVRDPGRGGRITALVSSGITIETISEQLRNQILALVGVAAGALALGGLGTYVINARLRRHTHGMNAAELSRMHEYHQAALHAVREGLLMLDGQRRVALINDGGRELLGLSDDAVGRLVTELGLPEPLTEALLAPGPRVDELQLTRERVLVVNSAPVSGGERRGSVVTLRDHTELQALSGELDSVRGFTEALRSQAHEAANRLHAVVSLIELGRAEEAVEFATAELELAQALTDQVVGAVAEPVLAALLLGKAAQANERGVELTLTADSRIDDGLLPPGLPARDLVTVLGNLLDNALDAAAPTPEHTAAGPPRVRVTARADGGELLLRVADSGPGVSADAAEEIFRRGWSTKQSTAVPARGRGLGLALVQQAVRRNGGTVTLDRASEGGARFTVRLPLRTGAPA from the coding sequence ATGCGACTCCCCCGCCCCCGCCCGTCCCGGCACCTGCGCGGCCCGCGCAGCCTCGCCGGGCAGCTCTTCGCCATGCAGGTGGTGCTGGTGGCGGTGGTCGTCGTGGGCTGTGTGCTCTTCGCGTACCTCAGCGCGGGACGGCAGGCGGAGGAGACCGCACGGCGGCAGGCGACGGCCGCCGCCACCGCCGTCGCCGACTCCCCCGCGGTGGTGGCCGCCGCGCGCACCAAGGACCCGACGGCCGCGCTCCAGCCGTACAGCGAGCGGCTGCGGCACGACGCCGGTGTCGACTTCGTGGTGGTGATGGCCCCGGACGGGACCCGCTGGACGCACCCCGAGCCGTCCGCGATCGGCAAGAAGTACCTGGGGCACATCGGCCCGGCGCTGCACGGCAGGGTCTTCCCCGAGACGCATATGGGGGTGCTCGGACCGTCCGTACGGGTCGTCGCGCCGGTCCGTGATCCCGGGCGCGGCGGCCGGATCACGGCCCTGGTCAGCTCCGGGATCACCATCGAGACGATCAGTGAGCAGCTGCGCAACCAGATCCTGGCGCTGGTGGGCGTGGCCGCGGGGGCGCTGGCGCTCGGCGGCCTGGGGACGTATGTGATCAATGCCCGGCTGCGCCGGCACACCCACGGGATGAACGCGGCGGAGCTCAGCCGGATGCACGAGTACCACCAGGCCGCGCTGCACGCGGTGCGTGAGGGGCTGCTGATGCTCGACGGGCAGCGCCGGGTCGCCCTGATCAACGACGGCGGGCGGGAGCTGCTGGGGCTGTCGGACGACGCGGTGGGCCGTCTCGTCACCGAGCTGGGGCTGCCCGAGCCGCTGACCGAGGCGCTGCTGGCACCCGGCCCCCGCGTCGACGAGCTGCAGCTGACCCGCGAGCGAGTGCTGGTGGTCAACTCCGCACCGGTCTCCGGCGGGGAGCGGCGCGGCAGCGTGGTCACCCTGCGCGATCACACCGAACTCCAGGCGCTGTCCGGGGAGTTGGACTCGGTGCGCGGTTTCACCGAGGCGCTGCGATCACAGGCCCACGAGGCCGCCAACCGGCTGCACGCGGTGGTCTCGCTGATCGAGCTGGGGCGCGCCGAGGAGGCCGTGGAGTTCGCGACCGCGGAGCTGGAGCTGGCCCAGGCGCTGACCGATCAGGTCGTCGGCGCGGTCGCCGAACCGGTGCTCGCCGCGCTGCTGCTCGGCAAGGCCGCGCAGGCCAACGAGCGGGGCGTCGAACTGACCTTGACCGCCGACAGCCGGATCGACGACGGGCTGCTGCCGCCCGGCCTGCCGGCCCGCGACCTGGTCACGGTGCTGGGCAACCTCCTCGACAACGCCCTGGACGCCGCCGCCCCCACCCCGGAGCACACCGCCGCCGGGCCGCCGCGGGTGCGCGTCACCGCGCGGGCGGACGGCGGCGAACTGCTGTTGCGGGTGGCCGACAGCGGCCCCGGGGTGTCCGCGGACGCCGCCGAGGAGATCTTCCGGCGGGGCTGGAGCACCAAGCAGAGCACGGCCGTGCCCGCCCGGGGCCGCGGTCTGGGCCTGGCCCTGGTCCAGCAGGCGGTCCGCCGCAACGGCGGCACCGTCACCCTGGACCGGGCATCCGAAGGCGGCGCGCGGTTCACCGTACGGCTGCCGCTGCGGACGGGCGCGCCGGCATGA
- a CDS encoding ATP-dependent 6-phosphofructokinase, with translation MRIGVLTAGGDCPGLNAVIRSVVHRALTGHGDEVIGFEDGFKGLLEGRYRKLDLEAVSGILARGGTILGSSRLERNRLREACEKSKDLSKDYGIDVLIPIGGEGTLTAARMLADAGMPVVGVPKTIDNDISSTDRTFGFDTAVGVATEAIDRLKTTAESHQRVMVVEVMGRHAGWIALESGMAGGAHGICLPERPFDVNDLVKMVEERFARGKKFAVVCVAEGAHPAEETMDYKKGVIDQFGHERFTGIGNHLAVELEKRLGKEARPVILGHVQRGGTPTAYDRVLATRFGWHAVEAAHRGDFGRMTALRGTDITMVPLHEAVTELKTVPAWRMDEAESVF, from the coding sequence ATGCGTATCGGAGTCCTCACCGCAGGCGGCGACTGTCCTGGTCTGAACGCTGTGATCCGGTCTGTTGTCCACCGTGCCCTCACCGGGCACGGCGACGAGGTCATCGGCTTCGAGGACGGCTTCAAGGGGCTGCTCGAAGGCCGCTACCGCAAGCTCGACCTCGAGGCGGTCAGCGGCATCCTGGCCCGCGGTGGCACCATCCTCGGCTCGTCCCGGCTGGAGCGCAACCGGCTCCGGGAGGCCTGCGAGAAGTCCAAGGACCTCTCCAAGGACTACGGCATCGACGTCCTGATCCCGATCGGCGGCGAGGGCACCCTCACCGCGGCCCGGATGCTGGCGGACGCCGGGATGCCGGTCGTCGGCGTCCCCAAGACCATCGACAACGACATCTCCTCCACCGACCGCACCTTCGGCTTCGACACCGCCGTCGGCGTCGCGACGGAGGCGATCGACCGCCTCAAGACCACCGCGGAGTCGCACCAGCGCGTCATGGTCGTCGAGGTGATGGGCCGGCACGCCGGCTGGATCGCGCTGGAGTCCGGGATGGCCGGCGGCGCCCACGGCATCTGCCTGCCGGAGCGTCCCTTCGATGTGAACGACCTGGTCAAGATGGTCGAGGAGCGCTTCGCCCGGGGCAAGAAGTTCGCGGTGGTCTGTGTCGCCGAGGGGGCCCACCCGGCCGAGGAGACCATGGACTACAAGAAGGGCGTCATCGACCAGTTCGGCCACGAGCGGTTCACCGGCATCGGCAACCACCTCGCCGTCGAACTGGAGAAGCGCCTCGGCAAGGAGGCCCGCCCGGTCATCCTCGGCCACGTCCAGCGCGGCGGCACCCCCACCGCGTACGACCGGGTGCTCGCCACCCGCTTCGGCTGGCACGCCGTCGAGGCCGCGCACCGCGGCGACTTCGGCCGGATGACCGCGCTGCGCGGCACCGACATCACCATGGTGCCGCTGCACGAGGCGGTCACCGAACTCAAGACGGTGCCCGCGTGGCGGATGGACGAGGCCGAGTCGGTCTTCTGA
- a CDS encoding helix-turn-helix transcriptional regulator — MPVHTQDGEPRRPPFHAEAARRLREALGMTPAHVAYGIRAAFGIPVPPATVASWERGESAPTEAELTALAGALWCAPGDLLGAPDTLREYRLALGLAPADLALRIGMDRAAYERLEAGGAWSGSDRQAASLAEVLSLPLPALVRFTGRDGQLTELLTSAATTRWQAYVRPVGQVVPLSRQQLRAVLQEVHGAYQATMAATLNWGDSDSAEESGRAGRAFLDGILAEFWARVGEPRP, encoded by the coding sequence GTGCCGGTGCATACGCAAGACGGGGAGCCCCGCAGACCCCCATTCCACGCCGAGGCCGCCCGCCGGCTCCGCGAGGCGCTGGGGATGACGCCCGCCCATGTCGCCTACGGAATCCGGGCCGCCTTCGGCATACCGGTTCCGCCGGCGACGGTGGCGTCCTGGGAACGGGGCGAGAGCGCCCCCACGGAGGCCGAACTGACCGCGCTGGCCGGCGCCCTGTGGTGCGCGCCGGGCGATCTGCTCGGCGCACCGGACACCCTGCGCGAGTACCGTCTGGCGCTCGGCCTCGCCCCGGCGGACCTCGCGCTGCGGATCGGCATGGACCGGGCCGCATACGAGCGCCTGGAGGCCGGCGGGGCGTGGAGCGGCAGCGACCGGCAGGCCGCGTCGCTCGCCGAGGTGCTGTCCCTGCCACTGCCCGCGCTGGTCCGCTTCACCGGCCGGGACGGCCAGTTGACCGAGCTGCTGACCAGCGCCGCCACCACCCGCTGGCAGGCCTACGTCCGGCCGGTCGGCCAGGTCGTACCGCTGTCCCGGCAACAGCTCCGGGCCGTCCTGCAGGAGGTGCACGGCGCGTATCAGGCGACCATGGCCGCTACGCTCAACTGGGGTGACTCGGACAGCGCCGAGGAGTCCGGCCGGGCGGGACGCGCGTTCCTCGACGGCATCCTGGCGGAATTCTGGGCCCGGGTCGGCGAGCCGCGGCCCTGA
- a CDS encoding ABC transporter ATP-binding protein codes for MSHPAAFPAPTRADAAVAARATDLSKVYGQGETRVVALDSVSVEFGKARFTAIMGPSGSGKSTLMHCMAGLDAISSGSARIGDVELSSLNDKQLTRLRRDKIGFIFQAFNLLPTLSALENITLPMDIAGRKPDRDWVSRVIETVGLSGRLSHRPAQLSGGQQQRVAVARALAAQPEIIFADEPTGNLDSRSGAEVLGFLRESVQAMQQTVVMVTHDPVAAGYADRVVFLADGHIVEELHEPTADTVLDRMRLFEAKGRTS; via the coding sequence GTGTCCCACCCGGCCGCCTTTCCCGCCCCCACCCGCGCCGACGCTGCCGTCGCCGCCCGTGCCACGGACCTGAGCAAGGTCTACGGCCAGGGGGAGACCCGTGTGGTCGCGCTGGACTCCGTCTCGGTCGAGTTCGGCAAGGCCAGGTTCACCGCGATCATGGGTCCGTCCGGCTCCGGCAAGTCGACGCTGATGCACTGCATGGCCGGACTGGACGCCATCTCGTCCGGCTCGGCCCGGATCGGCGACGTGGAGCTGTCCTCGCTGAACGACAAGCAGCTGACGCGGCTGCGCCGGGACAAGATCGGCTTCATCTTCCAGGCGTTCAACCTGCTGCCGACGCTGAGCGCGCTGGAGAACATCACCCTGCCGATGGACATCGCGGGCCGTAAGCCGGACCGGGACTGGGTCAGCCGTGTCATCGAGACGGTCGGCCTGTCCGGGCGGCTGTCGCACCGGCCGGCCCAGCTCTCCGGCGGCCAGCAGCAGCGCGTCGCGGTCGCCCGCGCGCTGGCCGCCCAGCCGGAGATCATCTTCGCGGACGAGCCGACCGGCAACCTCGACTCCCGCTCGGGCGCCGAAGTGCTGGGCTTCCTGCGGGAGTCGGTGCAGGCGATGCAGCAGACGGTCGTGATGGTCACCCATGACCCGGTCGCCGCGGGCTATGCGGACCGGGTGGTCTTCCTCGCCGACGGCCATATCGTCGAGGAGCTGCACGAGCCGACCGCGGACACCGTCCTGGACCGGATGCGGCTCTTCGAAGCCAAGGGTCGTACGAGCTGA